Proteins found in one Thalassomonas actiniarum genomic segment:
- the fabA gene encoding bifunctional 3-hydroxydecanoyl-ACP dehydratase/trans-2-decenoyl-ACP isomerase, whose product MEQKSAYSKEDLIKTANGEMFGEGNSQLPSDNMLMMDRINVINADGGEHGKGEIIAELDITPDLWFFDCHFKGDPVMPGCLGLDAMWQLVGFYLGWSGGPGRGRALGVGEVKFTGQILPTAKKVTYKITLKRVIKRKLFMGIADGSVLVDGREIYTAKDLKVGLFTDTASF is encoded by the coding sequence ATGGAACAAAAAAGTGCGTATAGCAAAGAAGATCTGATCAAAACCGCTAACGGGGAAATGTTTGGTGAAGGCAACAGCCAGTTACCTTCTGACAACATGTTAATGATGGATCGCATCAATGTTATCAATGCCGATGGCGGCGAACATGGTAAAGGCGAAATCATCGCAGAACTTGATATTACTCCGGATCTTTGGTTTTTTGACTGCCACTTTAAAGGCGACCCTGTCATGCCCGGTTGTTTAGGCCTGGATGCCATGTGGCAATTAGTCGGTTTTTACCTTGGCTGGTCCGGCGGACCGGGCCGTGGCCGCGCCTTAGGTGTCGGAGAGGTTAAATTTACCGGACAAATCTTGCCGACGGCGAAAAAAGTCACGTATAAAATTACCCTTAAGCGTGTGATCAAGCGTAAATTATTTATGGGCATCGCCGATGGTTCGGTATTGGTTGACGGCCGCGAAATCTATACCGCCAAAGACTTAAAAGTCGGTTTATTCACGGATACGGCAAGTTTCTAA
- the uvrY gene encoding UvrY/SirA/GacA family response regulator transcription factor gives MINVLLVDDHELVRTGIRKILDEVKGLKVIGETKTGEEAVQFCRKNEPDVVLMDMNMPGIGGLEATKKIIRYAPDVKVIVLTVHTEDPFPTKVMQIGAAGYLTKGTGPDEMVNAIRAVNSGQRYIPAEIAQQMALSQFKSVEENPFNVLSERELQIMLMITRGEKVPHISEQLALSSKTINSYRYRMFEKLNVSNDVELTHLAIRHGMLKTEKL, from the coding sequence TTGATAAATGTTTTATTAGTTGATGATCATGAATTAGTCCGGACCGGTATCCGAAAAATTCTCGATGAAGTCAAAGGATTGAAAGTAATAGGAGAAACTAAAACGGGAGAAGAAGCTGTACAGTTTTGCCGTAAAAATGAGCCCGATGTGGTGTTAATGGATATGAATATGCCAGGTATTGGCGGCTTGGAAGCAACCAAGAAGATTATCCGTTATGCTCCCGATGTTAAAGTGATCGTGCTGACGGTACATACTGAAGACCCGTTTCCGACTAAAGTGATGCAAATTGGCGCTGCCGGTTATCTGACCAAAGGTACCGGACCGGATGAAATGGTGAATGCCATCCGGGCGGTGAATAGCGGTCAACGTTATATCCCGGCAGAAATTGCCCAGCAAATGGCGCTGAGTCAGTTTAAGTCGGTGGAAGAGAATCCGTTTAATGTTTTGTCGGAGCGTGAATTGCAGATCATGTTGATGATCACCCGGGGAGAGAAAGTGCCCCATATTTCCGAACAACTGGCATTAAGCTCTAAAACCATTAACAGTTACCGTTATCGTATGTTTGAAAAACTCAATGTCAGTAATGATGTTGAATTGACCCATCTTGCGATTCGCCATGGCATGTTAAAAACCGAAAAACTCTAG
- the pgsA gene encoding CDP-diacylglycerol--glycerol-3-phosphate 3-phosphatidyltransferase has translation MWTIPNQITFFRIVLIPVFLIVFYLPVSWHHFGAAFIFWLAAISDALDGYLARRLKQSTAFGAFIDPVADKLMVTAALVIIVQDYHQWWISIPALIMVAREVFISALREFMSSRGKRDEVAVSTMGKYKTAAQMLALIGLIWRPDYDIPLILFNFPQELFMFIAYGLYFIATVLTFWSMVTYFRAAWPELTAKKHP, from the coding sequence ATGTGGACAATCCCCAACCAAATCACCTTTTTTAGAATTGTATTAATACCTGTATTCCTTATTGTTTTTTATCTACCTGTTTCCTGGCATCATTTCGGTGCTGCATTTATCTTCTGGCTTGCCGCCATCAGTGATGCGCTGGACGGTTATCTTGCCCGGCGGTTAAAACAATCAACCGCTTTTGGCGCTTTTATTGATCCTGTGGCGGATAAATTGATGGTAACCGCGGCTTTAGTCATTATCGTGCAGGACTATCATCAGTGGTGGATTTCAATCCCGGCGCTGATCATGGTGGCACGTGAAGTCTTTATCAGCGCGTTACGGGAATTTATGTCTTCCCGCGGAAAAAGGGATGAAGTGGCGGTATCTACTATGGGTAAATACAAAACCGCTGCGCAAATGTTGGCATTGATCGGCCTTATCTGGCGTCCCGACTACGATATTCCCCTGATCCTTTTTAATTTCCCCCAGGAATTATTTATGTTCATCGCTTATGGCTTATATTTTATTGCCACTGTTTTAACGTTCTGGTCTATGGTGACCTATTTCAGAGCAGCCTGGCCTGAACTTACGGCGAAAAAACACCCGTAA
- the uvrC gene encoding excinuclease ABC subunit UvrC, producing MVSDTRFDAKAFLASVTEQPGVYRMYDKDRQVIYVGKAKQLKKRLASYFRKDVGSTKTKALVGQIQAIDVTVTHTEGEALILENNYIKKYQPKYNILLRDDKSYPYLLISDHKHPKLGLHRGGKRQKGDYFGPFPTVGAVWESLRLMQKLFPIRQCEDSYYRARSRPCLQYQLGRCSAPCVDKISEDDYRQQVRLAKLFLQGKSSDVIDVLVKQMEAASARLEFEQAAKIRDQIGTLRKVQQQQYVSGMVAEMDVVGLARFKSQVCVHLLFIRDHKILGSKSYFPAVPGDASNSEITRAFVGQHYLNREISQGNIPKEIVVNEDFELSSEIARLLTEQAGYEVKIATKVRSERAQYLKLACTNAENALASRNSHKESMQARFTALNEVFELAGGINRMECFDISHTMGQQTVASCVVFNQEGPLKSDYRRYNVHGITPGDDYAAMAFALSKRYSKISSSDNLPDIVFIDGGKGQLAKAEDFFHHLIQDNALEKTPLLVGVAKGESRKPGLETLILGGSHQLISLPGSSPALHLVQHIRDESHRFAITGHRAKRQKASKKSTLESIPGIGAKKRQALLKYLGGMQEVKQADRQALEKVPGISKALAKNIYDALHDN from the coding sequence ATCGTATCCGATACCAGGTTTGATGCCAAAGCCTTCCTCGCCTCGGTAACCGAGCAGCCGGGTGTTTATCGTATGTACGATAAAGATCGGCAGGTGATTTATGTCGGTAAGGCCAAACAGTTAAAGAAACGTTTGGCCAGTTATTTCCGCAAAGATGTCGGCAGCACTAAAACCAAGGCCCTGGTCGGGCAAATTCAGGCGATAGATGTTACGGTCACCCATACCGAAGGGGAGGCGCTGATCCTTGAAAATAACTATATCAAGAAGTATCAGCCCAAATATAATATTCTGCTGCGGGATGATAAATCCTATCCCTATTTATTGATCAGCGATCATAAACACCCAAAACTTGGGCTGCACCGCGGCGGCAAACGCCAAAAAGGGGATTACTTCGGTCCTTTTCCCACCGTAGGCGCCGTGTGGGAGAGCTTACGCTTGATGCAAAAGCTGTTTCCTATCCGTCAATGTGAAGACAGCTATTACCGGGCAAGAAGCCGTCCCTGTCTGCAATATCAGCTGGGCCGTTGTTCAGCCCCTTGTGTCGATAAAATCAGCGAAGACGATTACCGGCAGCAGGTGAGATTAGCAAAACTTTTCCTGCAGGGGAAAAGCTCAGATGTCATTGATGTGCTGGTGAAGCAGATGGAAGCAGCCAGCGCCCGGCTGGAGTTTGAACAGGCGGCGAAGATTCGCGATCAAATCGGCACTTTGCGTAAAGTACAGCAACAGCAATATGTTTCCGGCATGGTGGCGGAAATGGATGTGGTAGGGCTGGCGCGCTTTAAGTCCCAAGTCTGTGTACATCTGCTTTTTATCCGGGATCATAAAATACTGGGCAGCAAAAGCTACTTTCCTGCTGTGCCTGGTGATGCCAGTAACAGTGAGATTACCCGTGCTTTTGTCGGTCAGCATTACCTTAACCGGGAAATTTCCCAAGGCAATATCCCCAAAGAAATCGTCGTCAACGAAGACTTTGAATTAAGCAGTGAAATTGCCCGGTTATTAACCGAGCAGGCCGGCTATGAAGTAAAAATTGCCACTAAGGTCCGCTCGGAAAGGGCGCAATATTTAAAACTTGCCTGTACCAACGCCGAAAATGCCCTGGCGAGTCGCAACAGCCATAAAGAGTCGATGCAGGCTCGTTTTACTGCCCTAAATGAGGTGTTTGAGTTGGCCGGCGGTATCAATCGCATGGAATGTTTTGATATCAGCCATACCATGGGCCAGCAAACCGTGGCTTCGTGCGTGGTCTTTAACCAGGAAGGACCGTTAAAAAGTGATTATCGCCGCTATAACGTGCATGGCATCACTCCGGGAGATGATTATGCCGCCATGGCGTTCGCCCTGAGCAAGCGTTATAGCAAGATCAGTTCAAGCGATAACCTGCCCGATATTGTCTTTATTGACGGCGGCAAGGGACAACTGGCCAAGGCGGAAGACTTCTTTCATCACTTGATTCAGGACAATGCCCTGGAGAAAACGCCGTTATTGGTGGGGGTGGCAAAAGGGGAGTCGCGCAAACCGGGGCTGGAAACCCTGATCCTCGGCGGCAGCCACCAGCTGATTTCTTTACCCGGCTCTTCACCGGCCTTGCATCTGGTACAGCATATCCGGGATGAGTCCCACCGGTTCGCCATTACCGGCCACCGGGCAAAACGGCAAAAAGCCAGTAAAAAGTCCACACTGGAGTCTATCCCGGGCATAGGCGCCAAGAAACGCCAGGCATTATTGAAATATCTGGGGGGAATGCAAGAAGTAAAACAGGCAGATCGCCAGGCATTAGAAAAAGTGCCGGGGATCAGTAAGGCGCTGGCAAAAAATATTTATGATGCATTACATGACAATTGA